The Citrifermentans bemidjiense Bem genome window below encodes:
- a CDS encoding acyloxyacyl hydrolase: MKTSGYLLLTLLFLGLCHSSPALAEGGWGPFGIRGGFAAESKDRNTTQYEVFGEYELPWSLRSKGGWGISTRLALTAGALKSQGQYGFVGSLGPAFSLGNPQLFPLELDLGVSVALLSRERFGTRDYNGIEQFSSHGGFIYHINRNLGLSYRYQHMSNAGFNGRQNPGLNMHLFGINWYPDR; the protein is encoded by the coding sequence ATGAAAACCTCCGGCTATCTGCTCCTCACCCTGCTCTTCCTCGGTCTGTGCCACTCCTCTCCGGCCCTCGCAGAAGGAGGCTGGGGGCCCTTCGGAATAAGAGGGGGCTTCGCTGCCGAATCGAAGGATAGAAACACCACCCAATACGAGGTCTTCGGGGAATACGAGCTCCCCTGGAGCCTGCGCAGCAAGGGAGGCTGGGGCATCTCTACCCGTCTCGCGCTAACGGCAGGAGCCCTCAAAAGCCAGGGACAGTATGGCTTCGTCGGTTCCCTGGGCCCCGCCTTCTCTCTAGGAAACCCTCAACTCTTCCCCCTGGAGCTCGATCTTGGGGTCAGCGTTGCCCTCCTGAGCCGCGAAAGATTCGGTACCAGGGACTATAACGGCATAGAGCAATTCTCCTCCCACGGCGGGTTCATCTACCACATCAACCGGAACCTCGGCCTGTCCTACCGCTACCAGCACATGTCCAACGCCGGCTTCAACGGCCGCCAGAACCCGGGCCTCAACATGCACCTCTTCGGCATCAACTGGTACCCCGACCGCTGA
- a CDS encoding HU family DNA-binding protein, translated as MTKAELVEAVAKSANIPKGAAEKAVGAFISSVSGALKKGDRVTLVGFGSFEVASRQARTGRNPQTGKEIKIAEAKVPKFRPGKALKDAIAAKKK; from the coding sequence ATGACTAAAGCAGAACTGGTCGAAGCAGTGGCAAAGTCCGCAAACATCCCCAAAGGCGCAGCTGAGAAGGCCGTCGGTGCATTCATCTCCAGCGTCAGCGGCGCATTGAAGAAGGGAGACAGGGTAACCCTGGTCGGCTTCGGCAGCTTCGAAGTGGCCTCGCGTCAGGCCCGTACCGGCAGGAACCCGCAGACCGGCAAGGAAATCAAGATTGCCGAAGCCAAGGTGCCCAAATTCCGCCCCGGCAAGGCTCTCAAAGACGCCATCGCCGCCAAGAAGAAGTAG
- a CDS encoding DEAD/DEAH box helicase, whose protein sequence is MSFETLNLSAPILKAIQACGYTQPTPIQAESIPLALSGRDLIGSAQTGTGKTASFVLPALERLLTPSPLRGKGPRILVLTPTRELAIQVVDAVRSYGKFMRVRCGSILGGMPYRDQMMLLAQPVDIIVATPGRLIDHLDRRSINFSRLEMLVLDEADRMLDMGFSEDVDRIANAAPAERQTLLFTATMDDAMAKLAQRLLKDPVRVAVEGTEVANLQIEQRLHVTDDMRHKNRLLQHLVSDASVTKAIIFSATKKDADQLAFELYSQGHAAAALHGDMSQGARNKTITMMRRGKVRLLVATDVAARGLDVTGISHVINYDLPKFAEDYVHRIGRTGRAGATGIAISFCSMNEVVYLDRIERFTGKKLPMHVVEGFEPTRPLRRGNSGAPGARKGRPSFDPRKKGFAPKGRSDQGRSDQGRSGYAGRSGQGATAGRRDNQVVVEYRRGQGGAGK, encoded by the coding sequence ATGTCTTTTGAAACTCTGAACCTCTCCGCACCCATCCTCAAAGCAATCCAGGCCTGCGGCTATACGCAGCCCACCCCGATCCAGGCGGAGTCGATTCCGCTCGCGCTCTCCGGGCGCGACCTGATCGGCAGCGCACAGACCGGGACCGGCAAGACCGCGTCCTTCGTGCTCCCCGCGCTGGAGCGCCTGCTCACCCCGTCGCCGCTGCGCGGCAAGGGCCCGAGGATCCTGGTGCTCACCCCGACCCGCGAACTGGCTATCCAGGTGGTGGACGCAGTGAGAAGCTACGGCAAGTTCATGCGGGTGCGCTGCGGTTCCATCCTGGGCGGGATGCCCTACCGCGACCAGATGATGCTCCTGGCCCAGCCGGTCGACATCATCGTGGCAACCCCCGGGCGCTTGATCGACCACCTGGACCGCCGCTCCATCAACTTCTCCAGGCTGGAAATGCTGGTGCTGGACGAAGCGGACCGCATGCTGGACATGGGCTTCTCGGAGGACGTGGACCGGATCGCCAACGCGGCCCCCGCCGAGCGCCAGACGCTCCTCTTCACCGCGACCATGGACGACGCCATGGCGAAACTGGCCCAGCGCCTGCTCAAGGACCCGGTCCGGGTGGCTGTGGAAGGGACGGAAGTCGCCAACCTGCAGATCGAGCAGCGCCTGCACGTCACCGATGACATGCGCCACAAAAACCGCCTGCTGCAGCACCTGGTTTCCGACGCGAGCGTCACCAAGGCGATCATCTTCTCCGCCACCAAAAAGGACGCCGACCAGCTTGCCTTCGAGCTCTACTCCCAGGGTCACGCCGCGGCTGCCTTGCACGGCGACATGTCCCAGGGGGCACGCAACAAGACCATCACCATGATGCGCCGCGGCAAGGTGCGCCTCCTGGTAGCGACGGACGTAGCGGCTCGCGGCCTGGACGTCACCGGCATCAGCCACGTCATCAACTACGACCTCCCTAAATTCGCCGAGGACTACGTGCACCGCATCGGCAGGACCGGCCGCGCCGGTGCTACCGGCATCGCCATCTCCTTTTGCTCCATGAACGAGGTCGTCTACCTGGACCGCATCGAGCGCTTCACCGGGAAGAAGCTGCCGATGCACGTGGTCGAAGGTTTCGAGCCGACCCGCCCCCTGAGGAGAGGGAACAGCGGTGCGCCCGGCGCGAGGAAGGGGCGTCCTTCCTTCGATCCGCGCAAGAAAGGGTTCGCCCCCAAAGGGCGTTCCGACCAGGGGCGTTCCGACCAGGGGCGTTCGGGATACGCGGGGCGTTCCGGGCAGGGAGCAACGGCCGGCAGGCGCGACAACCAGGTCGTGGTCGAGTACCGCCGCGGCCAGGGCGGCGCCGGGAAATAG
- a CDS encoding GreA/GreB family elongation factor yields the protein MHQLIIERLATDLAVLTNAARAAHEAATHEENIPDNKYDTLSLEASYVAQGQANRAQEIRRALHAYRSLELQEFSAGQAIRLTALVTLEGEDGGGKTFFIGPQEGGLKLEIEGKEVVVITLGSPMGQELIGKSAGDEARIGRVAYEIVAVS from the coding sequence GTGCACCAGCTCATCATCGAAAGGCTCGCAACGGATCTCGCAGTTTTGACCAACGCGGCCCGGGCCGCACATGAAGCGGCCACCCACGAAGAAAACATCCCCGACAACAAATACGACACGCTGAGCCTCGAGGCCTCGTACGTGGCCCAGGGTCAGGCAAACCGCGCCCAGGAGATACGGCGCGCACTGCACGCCTACCGCTCCCTGGAGCTGCAAGAGTTCAGCGCCGGCCAGGCTATCCGCCTCACCGCACTGGTGACGCTGGAGGGAGAGGACGGCGGCGGAAAAACCTTCTTCATCGGCCCCCAGGAAGGGGGGTTGAAGCTGGAAATCGAGGGTAAGGAAGTGGTCGTGATTACCCTCGGTTCTCCCATGGGGCAGGAGCTGATCGGCAAGAGCGCCGGCGACGAGGCCCGGATTGGGAGAGTGGCATACGAGATTGTCGCAGTATCCTGA
- a CDS encoding NADH-quinone oxidoreductase subunit A encodes MPVTAQQVELIPLAIYTLFAVGLIGILLLAARYLGSGKETSEKHIPFESGMVPTGNARHASQVPFYLIAIFFIVFDVEGAFILAWATSWDLLGIPGLVHITLFITVLLLGLVWLWMKGGLDWGPSAMRARGKRS; translated from the coding sequence ATGCCCGTTACCGCACAGCAAGTAGAATTAATTCCCCTTGCCATCTACACCCTCTTCGCGGTGGGGCTCATCGGCATCCTCTTGCTGGCGGCGCGCTACCTCGGTTCAGGGAAGGAAACCTCCGAAAAGCACATACCCTTCGAATCGGGGATGGTTCCCACCGGCAATGCCCGGCATGCATCCCAAGTCCCCTTCTACCTGATCGCTATCTTCTTCATAGTCTTCGACGTGGAAGGGGCCTTCATACTTGCCTGGGCCACCTCCTGGGACCTCCTTGGCATTCCAGGGCTGGTCCACATCACCCTCTTCATCACGGTGCTCCTTTTAGGGCTGGTCTGGCTCTGGATGAAAGGTGGGCTCGACTGGGGTCCTTCAGCCATGCGCGCGCGGGGTAAACGATCTTGA
- the priA gene encoding replication restart helicase PriA, translated as MQTPVPHIVEVAIPLPLEGSFHYLVPARLSPQVASGKRVLVPFGRRKVTGYLLGDTDAPGAGELKEVLDILDEEPLFTASELDFYRWIAGYYLHPLGEVIKMALPAGINLVSRYRCEQGEDGTPVLKEFLAGGRNVRTERYFLPVADEERRPRGKGLEILEYLLEIGECPAADLRKRFGNCTPQLNRLVQLGCARVEAREVYRDPFRSQEYQHDGPLPLNLAQSESLTRLTAAIEASAFSPFLLHGVTGSGKTEVYLQSIAVALAAGRSALVMVPEIALTPQLVGRFKRRFDCGIAVLHSGLSDGERYDEWRRIRRGEASIVIGARSALFAPLTEVGVIVVDEEHEGSYKQSEGVRYNARDLALVRGKLAGAVVILGSATPLVTSYHAAMNGKLGYLQLPDRVRELPMPQTEMLDARRQKGEVFLPPLIEAMGENLDNGGQTLLFLNRRGFATYLVCESCGHVLRCPNCEVTLTFHRLKGKHVCHYCDFSMLPPKNCPHCGDGEITLLGRGTERVEEQVQQLFPHARVSRMDRDTTRGKGGHARVLKELEEGEVDILIGTQMIAKGHDFHGVTLVGVLSADASLNLPDFRSAERTFQLVTQVMGRAGRGDKPGRVLVQTLAPEHYALTRAVSHDFQGFYQEEIAFREEVGYPPFAHLASLTLSAVAASQGEHSADEAAALLQKIKRECRLRVEVLGPVTAPLGKVRGRFRWQILLKGRERADLHRLLFHFRGGFSHPSTVRLTIDVDPVDML; from the coding sequence ATGCAGACACCGGTTCCGCACATAGTCGAGGTAGCCATCCCGCTCCCCCTGGAGGGAAGCTTCCACTACCTCGTGCCCGCGCGCCTGTCGCCGCAAGTAGCCTCCGGAAAACGGGTGCTGGTTCCCTTCGGCAGGCGCAAGGTGACCGGGTATCTCCTGGGAGACACCGACGCCCCCGGCGCGGGAGAGCTGAAGGAGGTCCTCGACATCCTCGACGAGGAGCCGCTTTTCACCGCGTCCGAGCTCGACTTCTACCGCTGGATCGCCGGGTACTACCTGCACCCTCTGGGGGAGGTGATCAAGATGGCCCTTCCCGCCGGGATCAACCTGGTGAGCCGCTACCGCTGCGAGCAGGGTGAGGACGGGACCCCGGTGCTGAAGGAGTTTCTTGCCGGCGGCAGGAACGTGAGGACCGAGCGCTACTTCCTTCCGGTCGCCGACGAGGAGAGGCGCCCGAGAGGAAAGGGGCTGGAGATCCTTGAATACCTGCTGGAGATAGGTGAATGCCCGGCGGCCGATCTCAGGAAGCGGTTCGGCAACTGCACCCCGCAATTGAACCGGCTGGTGCAACTGGGCTGCGCCCGTGTCGAGGCGCGCGAGGTCTACCGCGATCCCTTCCGCTCGCAGGAGTACCAGCACGACGGCCCGCTGCCGCTGAACCTTGCGCAGTCCGAGTCGCTCACGCGGCTCACGGCCGCGATCGAGGCCAGCGCCTTCTCCCCGTTCTTGCTGCACGGGGTGACCGGTTCGGGGAAGACCGAGGTGTACCTGCAGAGCATTGCGGTAGCCCTTGCCGCCGGGCGGAGCGCTCTGGTGATGGTCCCGGAGATAGCGCTCACCCCGCAGCTCGTCGGGCGCTTCAAGAGGCGCTTCGACTGCGGCATCGCCGTCCTGCACTCCGGGCTTTCCGACGGCGAGCGCTACGACGAGTGGCGCCGCATCCGCCGCGGCGAGGCCTCTATCGTCATCGGCGCCCGCTCCGCCCTCTTCGCGCCGCTGACAGAGGTCGGCGTAATCGTGGTGGACGAGGAGCACGAGGGATCCTACAAGCAGTCGGAGGGGGTGCGCTACAACGCGCGGGACCTGGCTCTGGTGCGGGGCAAACTGGCTGGGGCCGTGGTGATCCTCGGCTCGGCGACCCCGCTGGTCACCAGCTACCATGCCGCGATGAACGGAAAGCTCGGCTACCTCCAGCTTCCGGACCGGGTGCGGGAACTCCCCATGCCGCAGACGGAGATGCTGGACGCCCGCAGGCAGAAGGGAGAAGTGTTCCTGCCGCCTCTCATCGAGGCCATGGGAGAGAACCTGGACAACGGGGGGCAGACCCTCCTCTTTTTGAACCGCCGCGGCTTTGCCACCTACCTCGTCTGCGAGAGCTGCGGCCACGTGCTCCGCTGCCCCAACTGCGAGGTCACCCTCACCTTCCATCGCCTGAAAGGAAAGCACGTCTGCCATTACTGCGACTTCTCCATGCTCCCCCCGAAGAACTGCCCCCACTGCGGCGACGGCGAGATAACTCTTCTGGGGCGGGGGACCGAGCGGGTCGAGGAGCAGGTGCAGCAGCTCTTCCCGCACGCCCGTGTCTCCCGGATGGACCGCGACACCACCAGGGGAAAAGGGGGGCACGCCCGCGTTTTGAAGGAGCTCGAGGAGGGAGAGGTCGACATCCTGATCGGCACCCAGATGATCGCCAAGGGGCACGATTTCCACGGCGTCACCCTGGTCGGGGTGCTCTCGGCCGACGCCTCTTTGAACCTGCCGGATTTCAGGAGCGCCGAGCGCACCTTTCAGCTGGTTACCCAGGTGATGGGGAGGGCGGGGAGGGGAGATAAACCGGGGCGGGTGCTGGTGCAGACACTCGCGCCCGAGCACTACGCACTCACCCGCGCGGTGAGCCACGACTTCCAGGGGTTCTACCAGGAGGAGATCGCCTTTCGGGAGGAGGTAGGATATCCCCCCTTCGCCCATCTCGCCTCGCTTACCCTCTCGGCGGTCGCGGCCTCGCAGGGGGAGCACTCCGCCGACGAGGCCGCTGCGCTGCTGCAGAAGATCAAGCGGGAGTGCCGGTTGCGGGTGGAGGTGCTCGGGCCGGTGACGGCGCCGCTTGGGAAGGTGCGGGGACGCTTCAGGTGGCAGATCCTGTTGAAGGGGAGGGAGCGGGCCGATCTGCACCGGCTGCTGTTCCACTTCAGGGGGGGCTTCAGCCACCCCTCTACGGTCAGGCTCACCATCGACGTGGACCCGGTGGACATGCTGTAA
- a CDS encoding YhdH/YhfP family quinone oxidoreductase has product MAAERFDALVVEEEAPGSFTRRIKSRSIDELPPGELLVKVRYSSLNYKDALSALGRPGVTKNYPHTPGIDAAGEVVSCSDGAFKSGEKVIVTGYDLGMNTPGGYGQYIRVPSAWGVRLPEGLSLKESMAIGTAGLTAGLSLQKLVQAGVRPEHGEILVTGATGGVGSVAVTLLAQAGYQVVAVTGKARETEFLTGLGARQVLNRDAFLQNSDRPLLKERWAGVIDVVGGPMLAAAIKSTGYGGVVTCCGLAGSAELPLNVFPFILRGVSLLGVDSAQAPSTVRNEVWQRLAGDWKPQRILEQVQEVPLAQLEQKFDAILKGELRGRTVVNLAPR; this is encoded by the coding sequence ATGGCAGCGGAACGTTTCGATGCACTAGTGGTAGAGGAAGAGGCGCCCGGAAGCTTCACCCGCCGGATCAAGAGCAGATCGATCGACGAACTGCCGCCGGGCGAGCTGCTGGTCAAGGTCCGTTACTCCTCGCTCAACTACAAGGACGCGCTCTCCGCGCTGGGACGCCCCGGGGTGACCAAGAACTATCCCCATACCCCTGGCATCGACGCGGCGGGCGAGGTGGTCTCCTGTTCCGACGGCGCCTTCAAAAGCGGCGAAAAGGTGATCGTGACCGGCTACGACTTGGGCATGAATACCCCCGGGGGATACGGCCAATACATCCGAGTCCCCTCCGCCTGGGGGGTCCGTCTCCCCGAGGGGCTGTCGCTGAAGGAGAGCATGGCCATCGGCACCGCGGGGCTGACCGCGGGGCTGTCGCTGCAAAAGCTCGTCCAGGCTGGGGTCAGGCCGGAACACGGAGAGATCCTGGTGACCGGCGCCACCGGCGGGGTCGGCAGCGTCGCCGTAACGCTTCTCGCCCAGGCGGGGTACCAGGTCGTGGCTGTCACCGGGAAGGCCCGGGAGACCGAGTTCCTCACAGGGCTTGGGGCGCGCCAGGTATTGAACCGTGACGCCTTCCTGCAGAACTCCGACCGCCCGCTCCTGAAGGAACGCTGGGCTGGGGTCATCGATGTCGTGGGCGGTCCCATGCTGGCGGCAGCCATAAAATCCACCGGGTACGGCGGCGTGGTCACCTGCTGCGGGCTTGCCGGTTCCGCCGAGCTCCCCCTGAACGTCTTCCCGTTCATTCTACGGGGGGTGTCGCTCTTGGGCGTCGACTCCGCGCAGGCCCCTTCCACCGTCAGAAACGAGGTATGGCAGCGGCTGGCAGGAGATTGGAAGCCGCAGCGGATTCTCGAGCAGGTGCAGGAAGTGCCGCTGGCCCAGCTGGAACAGAAGTTCGACGCCATTTTGAAAGGTGAGTTGCGCGGCCGGACGGTAGTCAATCTCGCCCCCCGTTAG
- a CDS encoding GspE/PulE/PilB domain-containing protein — protein MRLGELLVDAGKITPTQLEETLKGQAIFGGRFGTNLVEMGYLDEQELAHFLSQKTGIAHTSPEQLMEIPPHVVGAVPEEYVRKYRVMPVALNNRKLTLAMLDPSDFQAIDEIAFATGYIVVPVIAPELRMLSAMEKYYGIKRELRYISVEGLSRNRAHNAAPAAQPRPAAAAASHPLPAPEEDLWLSAEEAEILELPSLDESECFGDLSAEPSLDPLAGSSLYQSAPEKDYSLDGVLTGLAHAGERDQIADLVVGHLGQQFRRVAIFLIKGGKATGWLAQVDSKLVPGFETVEIPQFEPSVLQLVEETKSFYLGPLLSTTGNARLLDALGGGASPQNLLVPLLMMGRVVAVLYVDGGNLPLDPELPQLQKLMAKASMAFEILILKSKILIT, from the coding sequence ATGAGACTAGGCGAACTGCTGGTAGACGCCGGGAAGATCACCCCGACGCAACTCGAAGAGACGCTGAAAGGCCAGGCGATCTTCGGGGGACGCTTCGGCACCAACCTGGTAGAGATGGGGTACCTGGACGAACAGGAACTCGCCCATTTCCTCAGCCAGAAGACCGGCATCGCCCACACTTCCCCTGAACAGCTGATGGAGATCCCCCCCCATGTAGTCGGCGCCGTTCCCGAAGAATACGTCCGCAAGTACCGCGTGATGCCCGTCGCCCTCAACAACCGCAAGCTCACCCTCGCCATGCTGGACCCCAGCGACTTTCAGGCTATCGACGAGATCGCCTTTGCCACCGGGTACATAGTGGTCCCGGTCATTGCGCCCGAGTTGCGGATGCTGAGCGCGATGGAGAAGTACTACGGGATCAAGCGGGAATTGCGCTACATCAGTGTCGAGGGGCTCAGCCGGAACCGGGCGCACAACGCGGCGCCTGCGGCTCAACCGCGCCCTGCCGCAGCGGCGGCCTCGCATCCCCTTCCGGCTCCCGAGGAGGACCTCTGGCTGTCGGCAGAGGAGGCTGAGATACTGGAGCTTCCTTCCCTCGACGAGTCTGAATGCTTCGGCGACCTGAGTGCAGAGCCGAGCCTCGACCCCTTGGCGGGGAGTTCGCTCTACCAGAGCGCGCCGGAGAAGGATTACTCGCTGGACGGCGTACTGACTGGACTCGCCCATGCGGGCGAGCGCGACCAGATCGCGGACCTCGTCGTAGGGCACCTGGGACAGCAGTTCCGCCGGGTCGCCATCTTCCTGATCAAGGGGGGTAAGGCTACCGGATGGCTGGCGCAGGTCGACAGCAAACTGGTCCCCGGTTTCGAAACGGTCGAGATTCCCCAGTTTGAGCCTTCGGTGCTGCAGCTGGTGGAGGAGACGAAAAGCTTCTACCTCGGCCCGCTTCTCTCCACAACCGGAAACGCGCGCCTCTTGGATGCCCTGGGTGGAGGAGCTTCGCCGCAGAACCTCCTGGTACCCCTGCTGATGATGGGAAGGGTGGTGGCGGTTCTCTACGTCGACGGCGGGAATCTCCCTCTCGACCCGGAACTTCCCCAACTCCAGAAGCTGATGGCGAAGGCCTCCATGGCCTTCGAGATCCTTATCCTCAAGAGCAAAATTTTAATTACCTAA
- a CDS encoding FprA family A-type flavoprotein: protein MSGAVELGKGLHWIGVKDPSLTVFDDLFPTEYGTTYNSYLVQGDTHTAIIDTVKRKRFDEFLANIRSITDLSKIDYIVVNHSEPDHSGSLALLLELCPEATVVSSQAARTFLGNQIHTQFGSRIVKDNDTLDLGGRTLRFIAAPFLHWPDTMFTLLEEEGVLFPCDAFGSHYTGEGIFADEMPDFSGETRFYFDCIMRPFKERILQAVAKLDDVELKMLCPSHGPIYRSDARKPIELYRKWSMPKAAGRRIAIFYISPHGNTEQMAEAVAKGAGAAGVHVTLCHINHASVADIRDLMEECDGLIFGTPTINRDIPKPMWDVLAYLSTVSLKGNIGGIFGSFGWSGEACRMLEERLKSLNFKLPAPFVRAPFMPKAEALAECEALGRAVAEEVLKK, encoded by the coding sequence ATGTCTGGAGCTGTTGAGTTAGGTAAAGGCCTTCACTGGATCGGGGTCAAGGACCCCAGCCTCACCGTCTTTGACGACCTCTTTCCCACAGAGTACGGCACTACCTACAACTCGTACCTGGTGCAGGGGGATACCCACACCGCCATCATCGACACGGTGAAGAGGAAGCGCTTCGACGAGTTCCTCGCGAACATCCGCTCCATCACCGATCTCTCCAAGATCGACTACATCGTGGTGAACCATTCCGAGCCGGACCACTCCGGTTCCCTCGCGCTCTTACTCGAGCTCTGCCCCGAGGCTACCGTGGTCTCCAGCCAGGCCGCCCGCACCTTCCTTGGCAACCAGATCCACACCCAGTTCGGCTCCCGCATCGTCAAGGACAACGACACCCTCGACTTGGGCGGCCGTACGCTCCGCTTCATCGCCGCGCCGTTTCTGCACTGGCCCGACACCATGTTCACCCTGCTTGAGGAGGAGGGGGTGCTCTTCCCCTGCGACGCCTTCGGCTCCCACTACACCGGCGAGGGGATCTTCGCCGACGAAATGCCCGACTTCTCCGGGGAGACCCGTTTCTATTTCGACTGCATCATGCGTCCCTTCAAGGAGCGCATCCTGCAGGCGGTCGCGAAGCTCGATGACGTGGAGCTGAAGATGCTCTGCCCGAGCCACGGCCCCATCTACCGCAGCGACGCCAGGAAACCCATCGAGCTGTACCGCAAGTGGTCCATGCCCAAGGCAGCCGGCCGCCGCATCGCCATCTTCTATATCTCCCCGCACGGCAATACCGAGCAGATGGCCGAGGCGGTCGCCAAGGGTGCCGGCGCGGCCGGGGTCCACGTCACCCTGTGCCACATAAACCACGCCTCCGTCGCCGATATCCGGGACCTGATGGAGGAGTGCGACGGCCTCATCTTCGGCACACCCACCATCAACCGCGACATCCCGAAGCCGATGTGGGACGTCTTGGCCTACCTCTCCACCGTGAGCCTGAAAGGGAACATCGGCGGCATCTTCGGCAGCTTCGGCTGGAGCGGCGAGGCGTGCCGGATGCTCGAGGAGAGGCTCAAGAGCCTGAACTTCAAGCTTCCCGCCCCCTTCGTCCGTGCCCCCTTCATGCCCAAGGCCGAGGCGCTCGCCGAGTGCGAGGCGCTGGGCCGCGCGGTAGCCGAAGAGGTCCTCAAGAAATAG